The Malus domestica chromosome 10, GDT2T_hap1 nucleotide sequence ATCTATCTTCCTGCATATGTTGACAGAAGAGACTAGgcaaaggagaaagaaaaaaagaatgcaCACCCACTTCCATGTATCTGCTTCCCCTTTCAACGAGGATTTCACACTTTGAATGcccaaataaaagaataaataaagaaTTTTACAGAAGGGGCATGGATATAAAACGggggaaagaaaagaagaaaaaagatttACAACAAATGCAATAGAAATTGAATTACTGTCCTACCTAGAGAAAACAAGATAAAATCATGTTCGCGCATCCTTATAGCCTCACTCATGTAAAAACTCGAAGGCGGGATGCTCAAGAAGTTCATCTGCTGGTTGGACATCTGAAAACTCCTTCTCTTGTAGGGACGTAGAGAGGTCATCAACCGAGAAGGGGATGCTATATTAAGAAACACGGATTAGTAGCAATTCAAAGCGCCAAGTCTTCACAGgttaattgaaataaaataaagcaaaCACATGTTTAGATTGCATCCCAGAGAAAGTATGGTTTCATTTTATGCATCGCTACTATGTTCATGCATGCAAGTTTGTATGGGTATGGTCGTTTTCCTTCACTCTGTCGCACAAACCTTTTCCAGTAATTAATCAACAAAGAACACATgaggagagaaaaagaaagccCACCTGGAATTGTCATCCAACAAAAATGAGTTGCTGACAGCATTGTTGGAGTCCTCAGTCATAAGTACTCTCATGCTGGAAATTACCtgtaaaatgatgaatatggtggTTGTTAAGAACAAAAATCACTGGACAACAATATGAATCCAAATACTGCAACTAAAGAAGGTATCGTCATGAAGAAACTTACATCTGGAGATACACTTCGGGTATTATAGTTGTCATCCCAATAGAGAGTACATATTCTATACAGCTGTTGAACACTCAGGATCTGGAGAAACGAAGAATTGTtatcagagagaaagagagagacggGAGAGAGATTGTTGGTTGAGTGGGAGTGCGTGTATGTGTCTCTGGAGAATATGCTAGACTAGTTCAGAGAGAGGAGAGGGAAAGAGAAACTCACGGGGCACAGATCATTGGTGATTTCATCATAAGAAATTCTATACTTTTGATGTATGACCTGTTGATAAATGTGAGTCAGATCAAGTAAACTCCACAGCCACATATTTAATGACATAAATTATAAAGAGATGAGGATAACCATACCAGGAAACCAACAGCTTGTCTTATGTGCTTAAGTTCATCCCACGATGAGCCCGCATACTGGAATCCAAGGAGACGAAGCCATGAAagtcagaaaataaataacaatgAACCGAGCAGTTtacatagagagagaagagggaggGAGTCACCTCTTCTTTTGCTTGACAACACCACAACTCCAACTCAGCCAATCCAGATTTCACATACTCCCCATTGCTGAATGTACAGCATTCACGGCGTAGGAGAAGACTGAAAAAGATAGTATGTTCCAGTGTAAAATGAATATTCTGGCATAAACGATGAAACGTCAAAGTGGAAACAAGTATTTACCTATTGAACAGTTGTACATTAATATATGAGAAAGTCTGAGTGAAGATCTCCTTGACAAGAACCGGAGGCACCTGAAACCccataaaataataagataggAAAAAATTTGATGAAGTAGAATGTATGGCATTGCCCAAAATTAGTATAGTATAGTAAACAAATAGTACAATAAGTTTCTTACAAAATTCTCTTTCAATGTGCTAAGGAAAGTGCTAAGGCCGTCAATAATGCTCAGCCAGTGACTTGCTGGAGAATCTTTCCCAAAGGACCGCCCAGATCTTAGTACACCCTTTGACATTCTCGGTGCCTGTATCGCAGATGAGAAAAACAAAGTTCAAAGTgaagaaagcaaaaaaaaaaacaattggaTAATGTAACCAATTTTATCTGACAAACTCATTATAAATGTTTAAGAAAAAGACTTTAGAAGTCAAAACCCACACGAAACCAATTGGATTTATAACCGAAATAGTATCACAGCCACTGCACCTCTTGGTAGGACTAAGATTCTTTTGTTCCAGTCAGACAAGAAGTCAAATAAAATTCAGCATACCTGGATGcacaaagaaagcaatggaTTCAACTCCTTTTTCAAGTTGTCTCGAATAATGCCATATATTTTCTCCACATATGCTGTAAGCTGCTGCTTGAATAGCAATGCAGGGTACTTGGCCTCCACTTGGCGTACTACCTCAAGTGCAGATGCAAGGTTTGCAGAAGAAGGGGATGAGCGAAAACCCTGCAATTACAAAACCATATTATAAGACAGGAGTGAAATCTCCAagaaataaccaaaataataatGCATTTCAAACATAATATATaacaaaaagaaccaaaatgaaAGTAGAAAAAGAATATATTAAAGAATCTGGATACCATGGTCATCCTCCCAAAGAGAGATGTTGGAGCGGATGGCTTCTTTGCACCTGCTCCAGAACCCTTCAGACTTCGTTGGAGTAAGAACAATAACGCAGATGTATTTGACAGCCAGTAAGCCATGTGATCATTGTTGTCTTGGTTCTGGAATCAACAGACAGATTAATTGATTGGTGCACAATTTCAGTCATATTCATCATgcttaaaaaaaatcacatttcacttttgttttttcacTTCTAACAGAAAACCTTATACAGAGTAACCCAGTTACCTCAATTTCCGAACCAATCATCTGGATGAGGCGATCAAACACACTAGTCCTTTCAGCCTCAAAAGATTTCCAGTGGAGAAGACATTTGTAGATGGTAAAGGCCGCAACAGGCTTTCCTTGACTGAACCCAATGTTTTTCACAACACAGTTGATAAGAGCATCAACACTCTCCTGCGGAAAACGACCAGGCACGATGTTAAAAGAAGCCAACCTAATCAAAGGATGTTTGTATTAGTTAGAACATACATGTTGACGTTCAACAAATGATCTCCTCAGCTTGCTATCAGATTCGGTGCCAAACTTCTTTGGCGTTGCACTTTGTGGTTCCTGCAAAGACACCAGTGTCAACTACTAAAATATAGGGAAAAGGAGCAGCTATATGAGGGGCAAAGATAAAAGAAGATTGACAGCAACAGAGAAGAGAAAAGTAAAATTACATTGGCTCTGTTCTCTTCGTTCACATGGTGACCATTTTCCACTCTCTGAAATAATAGCATAAATCAATAACGAGATACGTGTGTGTttatgtgtgtgtttgtgtgtgtgtttatgtaTGGACaatgcacatatatatatatatatatatatgtgtgtgtgtgtgtgtgtgtgtgtgtgtgtgtgtgtgtttatatgtgtgtgtgtgtgtgtgtatagagATAGGGGGagggaggaaaggagagaggaacGGAAGGGGGGAGGGAGTGCTACCTGAGTTTCTGGAATTGGTGGAATTGGTGGGTGCTCATGTGCCCTTTTAATAGGTGTACTTATTTGCTGTCGCCGAAGAATTTTGTTTTCAGACTCAATGTCAGCAAATTTCTCTTCAAGCCTGCGAATGAAAGTAACAATCACTATGAAATAAataactgagagagagagatgactgGTCGCAATTTGAATGGATAGTCAGACAAGAAGCTTACTCAAATAACCTTTGCATGTTTGTCTTTAACTTAATAATCTGTGATTCTGCCTCCAAAGCTTGCTTCAACCTTTCTTCACTCATTTTGTTTGCCTCTTCATATTTCTTTTCTGTTTCATCAATTTTTATCTCCAATGAATTCACTAAAGCCTGCAACATGTTTGAATAAGCAAGACACAAGTAAATAGAAATGTACGAGTTCATTCCCCAAATTTATCGCACGTTCTTGATGTATCAACTCAAAATATCAAAGTACAGTTCTCGGCAACAAATTTTGAGCACTTTACCTTAAGTTGTTCGTTTTCGTTGGTTAGCTTCTCCATCAAGCCATGGTCAATAACTGGAACCTCCTGTATTAATGGGACTACTTTTTCAGCTCTTTCTAAGGCTTCACACTCCTTCTCAAGCATCGCCTTAGTTTCTTTAAATTGAACTTGCATCTCTTGCAATGCAGACTgtagtttttcattttcttgtgttttGGCTTCTTCCATGTCGGCCTACAAGCAAGGGAACATAGTAAGAGATTGGCAAATAACTTGCCCTTTTCCTTTCGTGTAACTATTTTTTGTTTGATATTCCCACTTTCCAGCAGACATCACATTCGAATGAGATACACAGGATAGCAACAACAACCATCCCCAAAGTAGTTTTTTTCTCAAGAAGATTATGCAGAGAACAATCTAAGTTGTTGCATGCCTAGACAAAACACCAGTATCACAACTTTacaaatgttttattaaattcAGTATCATGCATACCCTCATTCGTTTCTCCAGCTGTAATCTCCATGTCAATTCTTCAACTTgcttttctaatttatttttggcAGCTTGGAGAGCTCCCGTCTCCCTTGCGGCCTGTACAATAGAACAATAAAGAAATGAGACCCTCTAAGGAAACATGACACAAAGTCTTATTTCAGTAGTACTTGGGAAGATTATGTGCCCCCAAATATGAAGAAGGATATAGATCTCCAAAAGACTCCATTTTCAGTTAAAAATGTCCAAACTTTAACCTAATAATGCATACATATCATCTAACAGAccttatgaaaagaaaagaaaaagagcttGTTACCATCTTAAGCTTTCGTAGTTCCATACGAGCAACCTTTCCCCTCCAAGCACATTGTGTGGCAATTGcagctttctttgtcttcttatAATGCGACCGTGCCAAGAATTTGCGACAGTGGCTCTGCAAACACCAAAGTGAATCTAAAGTTTTTGGGACAAATATGAaagaacaattttttttgcCAGATATAGTAATAGAAAGGCCCTATAGACATTTAAAGTTTTAAACAACTCTTTGAAACATTTCGAAATTCAAAAGAATGATATTGGCATTTCATCTGTAACCTTTATATGATTAAGGAAAACACAAAATACGAAGAGCTTAAGAAATTTATTATAACAATCatcttttttatcattttacctgGATGATAATTGCTGCTTTGGTCTGTTTTCTGAAGCGTAGCTCATTACGGGCAGTTAACCCTCGCATACCAGTCTGAATAGATACAGCAGAGCAATACAATTCTTTGTAAGCTTTCCTAGCAAGATACATGCGCAAATGCCTTTGGATCATTAGACTGGAAGCTTCTCTCCTCATGCCCTGATAGACATGTCGAGCaagatgtcctacaattgaCATACGCAAAAcatcataacaattaggtgaaagcCTTAAGGTATCGACAGACTAGAGTACTTGAAACCTTGAATAACATCCAACTAATTTACCTCTGCATGCAGCTTGAAGTCGTATTGCAGAAAGACGGAGCACGATAAAACTTCTTTTAGCCAAATAAGAACGCACTTTCCTTTGAATAATACTAGCTGATTTTCCTAAGACCTCACTTCTACGAGCATCCAGTTCCGCCATCTGACCAGCCCGAAGGAAGACCTTTGTTTTACCAATCTGAAAACATGAATAAGCTAGTAGGTTAGGTTTAGTTTTAGAACACTATTTTGCATATTAGAGGATAACATAAATACatcattctgtcaaagactaaATTAAGACAACAGTACCAATAAAATGTCTAACTGCAAAGGAGAGCATCACTGTCTTCAAATTTCAAGCTGATACGCAAAATTGATTATTGGATCAGCAATTACCTGATAGCCTTCTAGGCCCACCTTCTGTAAAAGTCTCTTGCAAGCATTGACCTCATCAGTGCTAAGTATAACATAAgcggaaagaaaaaaagttagaACCTTCAATGCTGTGACCAATCAAGATTTACATCCCCAACCCATAAAACAAAATGTGCAGATACCTTCCATCCAAAACTTCAGGTGCAAGGAGGCCAAATCGGTCTATAAATTCAGCAAAAGCTTTTCTAGTAGGATACCCAGCACAGCTTATCCTGATTGCTTCCATGACCCCCTGAAATTCAGACCACATATAAATGCTGGGAATCCTAATTGCAACACTATCAGAAAAAAGCAACCTAAAGATATCAACATTGTCATACCCCACACCGAAGTTGTTGTAAAACATTTTTGTTCTCAAAGATTGCTGGCTTAAGAACATTATTGGGTTTTACACACCGAATATAATGTGGCTCCGTAGAACTGAGAGTTTCAAGCAATTGTTGCAGTTGTTGCTGCATAAAGTACAAATGCAGTGTTCATAACCACAAAACTAAGCAAATACACAAATCACTTACTTCAAcagaatttaaatatatatatatagatatatatatatatcagaccTTAAACCGAGAACCTATTGAGGAAAACTTTGACGACTTGGACGAATCCTCAATTAAAGACGTAAACATGCCCGAGACAAAGGAACATGTAGAAGCACTCAAAAGTGCTTGATGCTCAGCAACCACATAGTCCTTGTTCTTGTCCAGAAACAGTGCAGTTTGATAAGTGACCTGAAAGTTATATTAAACCTTGTTACTTGGTACAACTACGACTCTAAACTCTACAACCACAACATATTATTACCTAAAACTAGCAGTAACCGTAGTGGTCAACAAACAAGTATACTTACATCACCAGCATAATGGCAAATTGTGAAGTCACTTTGAGACAATTTTGGTTTCATGAAGCGCTTATGATTTTTGAATGTTTGATATAACTTCTGAGCAAATGTTTCATGTGTCGATCTTGGAAACATACTACAAAAAATAAGCCTCAGTTATCTCACCATAAAATAGTGTCAAACGAATTTTTAAGCAAATagtaattaaataaacaatggTACGTCAAGGATAGCAATGTGACATAAAAGGACAGGCTAATCCAAACTACTTCACTTACCAAGCTTCATCGAGAAGAGCAATTATGCCACCAGGTTTCTGAAATTAAAaagatttatatttaaaaacatcATAAGAACTCTTACACAAGAATcatcataaaaataaatgtgaATATTCTAATAACAAGAAACCAGATCAACAAATTTACGTGAACAGTAGATTCaccaaatatacatataaatacatGGTGGTAAATAGCGACATAGAAACAAATTACAGAATTCAAGTTAGACAGCACAAACCTTTTCAATCAGATCTAGGATATCTTTGTTGTCAACAAATTCAATGTAACTCCAATCAATCTCTTCTT carries:
- the LOC103445447 gene encoding myosin-6 isoform X1, with product MAAAISLVVGSLVWVEDPEEAWLDGEIVEIKSENYKVLCTSGKTVVVKASSVYPKDAEAPPCGVDDMTKLAYLHEPGVLDNLRSRYDINEIYTYTGSILIAVNPFCRLPHLYDSHMMEQYKGADFGELSPHPFAVADEAYRLMINDGISQSILVSGESGAGKTESTKLLMRYLAYMGGRGVAEGRSVEQQVLESNPVLEAFGNAKTVRNNNSSRFGKFVELQFDQNGRISGAAIRTYLLERSRVCQVSNPERNYHCFYMLCAAPPEDVQRFKLGPAKTFHYLNQSDCIELDALDDAEEYIATRKAMEVVGISSEEQDAIFRVVAAILHLGNIEFAKGKEMDSSMPKDDKSWFHLKTAAQLFMCDVKALEDSLCKRIIVTRDETITKWLDPEAAAVSRDALAKVVYSRLFDWLVDKINNSIGQDPDSKFLIGVLDIYGFESFKTNSFEQFCINLTNEKLQQHFNQHVFKMEQEEYTKEEIDWSYIEFVDNKDILDLIEKKPGGIIALLDEACMFPRSTHETFAQKLYQTFKNHKRFMKPKLSQSDFTICHYAGDVTYQTALFLDKNKDYVVAEHQALLSASTCSFVSGMFTSLIEDSSKSSKFSSIGSRFKQQLQQLLETLSSTEPHYIRCVKPNNVLKPAIFENKNVLQQLRCGGVMEAIRISCAGYPTRKAFAEFIDRFGLLAPEVLDGSTDEVNACKRLLQKVGLEGYQIGKTKVFLRAGQMAELDARRSEVLGKSASIIQRKVRSYLAKRSFIVLRLSAIRLQAACRGHLARHVYQGMRREASSLMIQRHLRMYLARKAYKELYCSAVSIQTGMRGLTARNELRFRKQTKAAIIIQSHCRKFLARSHYKKTKKAAIATQCAWRGKVARMELRKLKMAARETGALQAAKNKLEKQVEELTWRLQLEKRMRADMEEAKTQENEKLQSALQEMQVQFKETKAMLEKECEALERAEKVVPLIQEVPVIDHGLMEKLTNENEQLKALVNSLEIKIDETEKKYEEANKMSEERLKQALEAESQIIKLKTNMQRLFELEEKFADIESENKILRRQQISTPIKRAHEHPPIPPIPETQRVENGHHVNEENRANEPQSATPKKFGTESDSKLRRSFVERQHESVDALINCVVKNIGFSQGKPVAAFTIYKCLLHWKSFEAERTSVFDRLIQMIGSEIENQDNNDHMAYWLSNTSALLFLLQRSLKGSGAGAKKPSAPTSLFGRMTMGFRSSPSSANLASALEVVRQVEAKYPALLFKQQLTAYVEKIYGIIRDNLKKELNPLLSLCIQAPRMSKGVLRSGRSFGKDSPASHWLSIIDGLSTFLSTLKENFVPPVLVKEIFTQTFSYINVQLFNSLLLRRECCTFSNGEYVKSGLAELELWCCQAKEEYAGSSWDELKHIRQAVGFLVIHQKYRISYDEITNDLCPILSVQQLYRICTLYWDDNYNTRSVSPDVISSMRVLMTEDSNNAVSNSFLLDDNSSIPFSVDDLSTSLQEKEFSDVQPADELLEHPAFEFLHE
- the LOC103445447 gene encoding myosin-6 isoform X2 → MAAAISLVVGSLVWVEDPEEAWLDGEIVEIKSENYKVLCTSGKTVVVKASSVYPKDAEAPPCGVDDMTKLAYLHEPGVLDNLRSRYDINEIYTYTGSILIAVNPFCRLPHLYDSHMMEQYKGADFGELSPHPFAVADEAYRLMINDGISQSILVSGESGAGKTESTKLLMRYLAYMGGRGVAEGRSVEQQVLESNPVLEAFGNAKTVRNNNSSRFGKFVELQFDQNGRISGAAIRTYLLERSRVCQVSNPERNYHCFYMLCAAPPEDVQRFKLGPAKTFHYLNQSDCIELDALDDAEEYIATRKAMEVVGISSEEQDAIFRVVAAILHLGNIEFAKGKEMDSSMPKDDKSWFHLKTAAQLFMCDVKALEDSLCKRIIVTRDETITKWLDPEAAAVSRDALAKVVYSRLFDWLVDKINNSIGQDPDSKFLIGVLDIYGFESFKTNSFEQFCINLTNEKLQQHFNQHVFKMEQEEYTKEEIDWSYIEFVDNKDILDLIEKKPGGIIALLDEACMFPRSTHETFAQKLYQTFKNHKRFMKPKLSQSDFTICHYAGDVTYQTALFLDKNKDYVVAEHQALLSASTCSFVSGMFTSLIEDSSKSSKFSSIGSRFKQQLQQLLETLSSTEPHYIRCVKPNNVLKPAIFENKNVLQQLRCGGVMEAIRISCAGYPTRKAFAEFIDRFGLLAPEVLDGSTDEVNACKRLLQKVGLEGYQIGKTKVFLRAGQMAELDARRSEVLGKSASIIQRKVRSYLAKRSFIVLRLSAIRLQAACRGHLARHVYQGMRREASSLMIQRHLRMYLARKAYKELYCSAVSIQTGMRGLTARNELRFRKQTKAAIIIQSHCRKFLARSHYKKTKKAAIATQCAWRGKVARMELRKLKMAARETGALQAAKNKLEKQVEELTWRLQLEKRMRADMEEAKTQENEKLQSALQEMQVQFKETKAMLEKECEALERAEKVVPLIQEVPVIDHGLMEKLTNENEQLKALVNSLEIKIDETEKKYEEANKMSEERLKQALEAESQIIKLKTNMQRLEEKFADIESENKILRRQQISTPIKRAHEHPPIPPIPETQRVENGHHVNEENRANEPQSATPKKFGTESDSKLRRSFVERQHESVDALINCVVKNIGFSQGKPVAAFTIYKCLLHWKSFEAERTSVFDRLIQMIGSEIENQDNNDHMAYWLSNTSALLFLLQRSLKGSGAGAKKPSAPTSLFGRMTMGFRSSPSSANLASALEVVRQVEAKYPALLFKQQLTAYVEKIYGIIRDNLKKELNPLLSLCIQAPRMSKGVLRSGRSFGKDSPASHWLSIIDGLSTFLSTLKENFVPPVLVKEIFTQTFSYINVQLFNSLLLRRECCTFSNGEYVKSGLAELELWCCQAKEEYAGSSWDELKHIRQAVGFLVIHQKYRISYDEITNDLCPILSVQQLYRICTLYWDDNYNTRSVSPDVISSMRVLMTEDSNNAVSNSFLLDDNSSIPFSVDDLSTSLQEKEFSDVQPADELLEHPAFEFLHE